Proteins encoded in a region of the Ralstonia pseudosolanacearum genome:
- a CDS encoding ribonuclease catalytic domain-containing protein yields the protein MQLLFEEGGEIRAGTVLSQQGEAYQVELPSAKRTKVKSRDVLLQFAQPSAGELAQAAQALSAEIDLDFLWECAPAEEFGFTDLAGEYFGTDADATRQAALAIALHGSPIYFRRKGRGRYQRAPEDQLKAALAGLERKKQQAAQQAAYEAELKAMRLPDAFRGKALQLLFKPDKNSIEFKAFDAACTALGMSPMRLMVAVGGIANARALHEARFLSECFPKGIGFPDVTVPEPALDLPAADVRAFSIDDVTTTEIDDAISVTPLDAATVRIGIHIAAPGFGIQRGEALDAIARQRLSTVYFPGDKITMLPASVVDRYTLQEGRACPALSLYVTVDRATWAVTASETRCETVTVAANLRHNLLDEIVTAEALAAGTGDYPFKDELAVLWPFAGALYDARQQARIASGLKPEGAQKGDYSFYLDPIPEAEGGGERVRIEQRKRGSPLDKIVAELMILANSTWGRMLADAGVPGIYRTQKAWGMHRTRMQTYPAPHEGLGVAQYAWSTSPLRRYVDLVNQWQIAAVAQHGVMAKLIAPFKPKDADLLAAVADFEATYAAYAAHQSTMERYWCLRWLKQEARTRTQAVVLKDGMVRFAEIPLMTRVPELAQTARGTHVVLDVLEIDEIGLEVSCRVVDVLAPAADAEVEAAALEDELAQAEAEVPAEPQPAADGEEIRAETGDVVAPPQQDDGTSAAS from the coding sequence ATGCAGTTGCTGTTTGAAGAAGGCGGCGAGATCCGCGCAGGCACCGTCTTGTCCCAGCAGGGCGAGGCCTATCAGGTCGAATTGCCGAGCGCCAAGCGCACCAAGGTCAAGTCACGTGACGTGCTGCTGCAGTTCGCCCAGCCGTCGGCCGGTGAACTGGCGCAGGCCGCTCAGGCGCTGTCGGCGGAGATCGACCTGGATTTCCTGTGGGAATGCGCGCCCGCCGAGGAGTTCGGCTTTACCGATCTGGCCGGCGAGTACTTCGGCACCGACGCCGATGCCACGCGACAGGCCGCGCTTGCAATCGCGCTGCACGGCTCGCCCATCTATTTCCGCCGCAAGGGCCGGGGCCGCTACCAGCGGGCGCCCGAAGACCAGCTCAAGGCGGCGCTCGCCGGGCTGGAGCGCAAGAAGCAGCAAGCCGCGCAGCAGGCCGCCTACGAAGCCGAGTTGAAGGCCATGCGCCTGCCCGACGCTTTCCGCGGCAAGGCGCTGCAGCTGCTGTTCAAGCCCGACAAGAACAGCATCGAATTCAAGGCGTTCGATGCCGCGTGCACGGCGCTCGGGATGTCGCCGATGCGGCTGATGGTGGCGGTCGGCGGCATCGCCAATGCGCGTGCGCTGCACGAGGCGCGCTTCCTGTCGGAGTGTTTCCCGAAGGGCATCGGCTTTCCCGATGTGACGGTGCCGGAGCCGGCGCTCGACCTGCCGGCCGCCGACGTGCGCGCCTTCTCCATCGACGACGTGACCACCACGGAAATCGACGATGCGATTTCGGTCACGCCGCTTGATGCGGCCACGGTGCGCATCGGCATCCACATCGCAGCGCCCGGTTTTGGCATCCAGCGCGGCGAAGCGCTCGACGCGATCGCGCGCCAGCGGCTGTCCACCGTGTATTTCCCCGGCGACAAGATCACCATGCTGCCGGCGTCGGTGGTGGATCGCTACACGCTGCAGGAAGGGCGCGCGTGCCCGGCGCTGTCGCTGTATGTGACGGTCGATCGCGCCACCTGGGCGGTGACCGCCAGCGAGACACGCTGCGAGACCGTGACGGTGGCGGCCAACCTGCGCCACAACCTGCTGGACGAGATCGTCACCGCCGAGGCGCTGGCCGCCGGCACCGGCGATTACCCGTTCAAGGACGAACTCGCAGTCCTCTGGCCCTTCGCGGGCGCGCTGTACGATGCCCGCCAGCAGGCACGCATCGCCAGCGGCCTGAAGCCGGAAGGCGCGCAGAAGGGCGACTACAGCTTCTACCTGGACCCGATCCCCGAAGCCGAGGGCGGCGGCGAGCGCGTCCGCATCGAGCAGCGCAAGCGCGGCTCGCCGCTGGACAAGATCGTCGCCGAACTGATGATTCTCGCCAACAGCACCTGGGGCCGCATGCTGGCCGACGCCGGCGTGCCGGGCATCTACCGCACGCAGAAGGCGTGGGGCATGCACCGCACGCGCATGCAGACCTACCCGGCGCCGCACGAGGGGCTGGGCGTGGCGCAATACGCGTGGAGCACCTCGCCGCTGCGCCGCTACGTCGATCTGGTCAACCAGTGGCAGATCGCGGCGGTGGCGCAGCACGGCGTGATGGCCAAGCTGATCGCGCCCTTCAAGCCGAAGGATGCCGACCTGCTCGCCGCCGTGGCCGACTTCGAGGCCACGTATGCCGCCTACGCCGCGCACCAGTCGACCATGGAGCGCTACTGGTGCCTGCGCTGGCTCAAGCAGGAAGCGCGCACCCGCACGCAGGCCGTGGTGCTGAAGGACGGCATGGTGCGCTTCGCCGAGATCCCGCTGATGACCCGGGTGCCGGAACTGGCACAGACCGCGCGCGGCACGCACGTCGTGCTCGACGTGCTGGAGATCGACGAGATCGGCCTGGAAGTGTCGTGCCGCGTGGTCGATGTGCTTGCCCCGGCAGCGGATGCCGAGGTGGAGGCCGCCGCGCTGGAGGACGAGCTGGCGCAAGCCGAAGCGGAGGTGCCGGCCGAACCTCAGCCGGCCGCCGATGGAGAAGAAATCCGCGCCGAGACCGGCGATGTTGTGGCGCCGCCGCAGCAGGACGATGGAACGTCTGCCGCTAGCTAA
- a CDS encoding YqiA/YcfP family alpha/beta fold hydrolase, with the protein MPASIIYLHGFRSSPRSFKAQLLGQRMAAVGLAHAYACPMLPVSPRQAMAEIEALIADLSSRDGVAPALIGSSLGGYYATWLAERHGLRAAMLNPATHPDRDLAQYVGEQPLWHGGGTIRVEPHHLDELRALAVTAVTQPERYYLLAATGDEVLDYREMLAHFPGAATRVIDGGDHGISDFARYMDEVLVFCGVPAGLLAAHPFDRQAGA; encoded by the coding sequence ATGCCGGCTTCCATCATCTATCTGCACGGATTCCGCTCGTCGCCGCGCTCGTTCAAGGCGCAGCTGCTGGGCCAGCGGATGGCCGCTGTCGGGCTGGCGCATGCCTACGCGTGCCCGATGCTGCCCGTCTCGCCTCGCCAGGCGATGGCCGAGATCGAGGCGCTGATCGCGGACCTGTCCAGCCGGGATGGCGTCGCTCCCGCCTTGATCGGCTCTTCGCTGGGCGGCTACTACGCGACCTGGCTGGCCGAACGCCATGGCCTGCGCGCCGCCATGCTGAACCCCGCCACGCACCCCGACCGGGATCTGGCCCAGTACGTCGGCGAACAGCCGCTGTGGCACGGCGGCGGCACCATCCGGGTCGAGCCGCACCACCTGGATGAGTTGCGCGCGCTAGCGGTCACGGCCGTCACGCAGCCCGAGCGTTACTACTTGCTGGCTGCCACCGGCGATGAAGTGCTCGACTACCGCGAGATGCTCGCCCACTTTCCGGGCGCAGCCACCCGCGTCATCGACGGCGGCGACCACGGCATCAGCGATTTCGCACGCTATATGGACGAAGTGCTGGTCTTCTGCGGCGTTCCGGCCGGATTGTTGGCCGCCCATCCTTTCGACCGCCAGGCTGGCGCGTGA
- the aroQ gene encoding type II 3-dehydroquinate dehydratase yields the protein MADKPIAKAAHSVLVLHGPNLNLLGTREPEVYGATTLADINAALAERASARGVSLAHFQSNHEGALVDRIQAAKSEGIEFIIINPAAYTHTSVALRDALAGVAIPYIEVHLSNVHRREPFRHHSYLADQAVGVICGLGWRGYLAALDYIVSQHGGG from the coding sequence GTGGCTGACAAACCGATCGCCAAAGCGGCCCACAGCGTGCTGGTTCTGCACGGCCCCAACCTCAATCTGCTGGGAACGCGCGAGCCGGAAGTCTACGGCGCAACCACACTGGCCGACATCAACGCAGCCCTCGCCGAACGCGCGAGCGCGCGCGGCGTGTCGCTGGCGCATTTCCAGTCCAACCACGAGGGCGCGCTGGTCGACCGCATCCAGGCGGCCAAGAGCGAAGGCATCGAGTTCATTATCATCAACCCGGCCGCTTACACGCACACGAGCGTGGCGCTGCGCGATGCGCTCGCCGGGGTGGCGATTCCGTACATCGAGGTCCACCTGTCGAACGTGCATCGTCGTGAGCCGTTCCGCCACCATTCGTACCTGGCGGACCAGGCGGTGGGCGTGATCTGCGGGCTGGGCTGGCGCGGCTACCTGGCCGCGCTGGATTACATCGTGAGTCAACACGGCGGTGGCTGA
- a CDS encoding energy transducer TonB family protein: protein MAALANRPDWSGSSTLTKALVASLFLHVLLLFVRVVAPEAFDIKRDDPGLDVVLVNAKSSTAPAKPTAVAQVNLNGGGEYDRQRATTPLPAETEQQTGDVIKLTQRRIEYLEEEQRRLLTQSRSPAPLVNAHTVKPGEQPQPSPTNGTDDRTTQDEIARLQAEIDRNLENYAKRPRRNVLTAASARQADYARYYDAVRRKIETHGTANFPSLNGRPLYGELIIVISVNREGQLGYNQDGYKIEGIEVAKSSGNPALDRQAVAIVRSTAPFGAFPVEMRKRVDIQDVVATFKFTRAGLETSLQTR from the coding sequence ATGGCCGCCCTCGCAAACCGTCCGGATTGGTCCGGCAGCAGCACGCTTACCAAGGCACTGGTGGCGTCGCTTTTCTTGCATGTCTTGCTGCTCTTCGTGCGCGTGGTCGCGCCCGAGGCATTCGATATCAAGCGCGACGATCCGGGACTGGACGTGGTGCTGGTCAACGCCAAGTCGTCCACCGCGCCGGCCAAGCCCACTGCCGTGGCGCAGGTCAATCTCAACGGCGGCGGCGAATATGACCGGCAGCGCGCCACCACCCCGCTGCCCGCCGAAACCGAGCAGCAGACCGGCGACGTCATCAAGCTGACGCAGCGTCGCATCGAATACCTGGAAGAGGAACAGCGTCGCCTGCTGACGCAGTCGCGCAGCCCCGCGCCGCTGGTCAATGCCCACACGGTCAAGCCCGGCGAGCAGCCGCAGCCGTCGCCCACCAACGGCACCGACGATCGCACCACCCAGGACGAGATCGCCCGCCTGCAGGCCGAGATCGACCGCAACCTCGAAAACTACGCCAAGCGCCCGCGCCGCAACGTGCTGACCGCGGCCAGTGCGCGGCAGGCCGATTACGCCCGCTATTACGACGCCGTCCGCCGCAAGATCGAGACGCACGGCACGGCCAACTTCCCTAGCCTGAATGGCCGGCCGCTCTACGGCGAACTGATCATCGTGATCAGCGTCAACCGCGAAGGCCAGCTCGGCTACAACCAGGACGGCTACAAGATCGAAGGCATCGAAGTGGCCAAGAGCTCGGGCAATCCGGCGCTGGATCGCCAGGCGGTGGCCATCGTGCGCTCGACCGCGCCGTTCGGCGCCTTCCCGGTCGAGATGCGCAAGCGCGTCGATATCCAGGACGTGGTCGCCACCTTCAAGTTCACCCGCGCCGGCCTGGAAACCAGCCTGCAGACGCGATGA
- a CDS encoding TlpA family protein disulfide reductase → MSRRQTLIALILAGIIAAVLGVYAGHRATEPKPPADGAVAAFFDARLPDANGAPIDLSAFRGQPVVINFWAPWCGPCVEEMPELSALAQEQKARVKFIGIGIDSAANIQAFLGKVPVTYPIAVAGFGGTELGRQLGNQAGGLPFTVILNAQGEITFRKMGRVHADELRAALQHT, encoded by the coding sequence ATGTCCCGACGCCAAACCCTGATCGCCCTCATCCTGGCCGGCATCATCGCCGCGGTGCTGGGCGTGTACGCCGGCCATCGGGCCACGGAGCCCAAGCCGCCGGCCGACGGTGCCGTCGCCGCATTCTTCGACGCCAGGCTGCCGGACGCCAACGGCGCGCCGATCGACCTCTCGGCGTTCCGCGGCCAGCCGGTGGTGATCAATTTCTGGGCACCCTGGTGCGGCCCTTGCGTGGAGGAGATGCCGGAACTGTCGGCGCTGGCGCAAGAGCAGAAGGCCCGGGTGAAGTTCATCGGGATCGGGATCGATTCGGCGGCCAACATCCAGGCGTTCCTGGGCAAGGTGCCGGTCACCTATCCCATTGCCGTAGCCGGTTTCGGAGGCACCGAATTGGGGCGGCAGCTCGGCAACCAGGCCGGTGGCCTGCCCTTTACCGTGATTCTGAATGCACAGGGCGAGATCACGTTCCGCAAGATGGGCCGCGTCCACGCCGACGAACTGCGTGCCGCCCTGCAGCACACGTGA
- the corA gene encoding magnesium/cobalt transporter CorA produces MINLFVVQKGRLAQEQVEDRNELLQHKPIWIDVIDPDDEELAWIKDTYGVVLPELEQLGDLEASARYFEGEDGHIHIRTDFLLDEEASSRNVRVAFVLTKDVLFSIHDEDLPAFRLVRMRARLRPGSVRNAKDVLMDLYATDAEYSADSIEEVYERLEDASKRVLADEVTDQAAADVLEIIARVEDLNGRIRRNVMDTRRAVSFLLRSQMLSPDQQEEARQVLRDIDSIENHTAFLSDKVNFLMDATVGFININQNKIIKLFSVVSVALMPPTLIASIYGMNFKVMPELDWAEGYPYAIVLMIVSAAIPLVYFRRKGWLK; encoded by the coding sequence ATGATCAACCTGTTCGTTGTGCAAAAAGGCCGTCTCGCGCAAGAACAGGTCGAGGACCGCAACGAACTGCTGCAGCACAAGCCGATCTGGATCGACGTGATCGATCCGGACGACGAAGAGCTGGCCTGGATCAAGGACACCTACGGCGTGGTGCTGCCCGAGCTGGAACAGCTGGGCGACCTGGAAGCCTCCGCCCGCTACTTCGAGGGCGAAGACGGCCACATCCACATCCGCACCGACTTCCTGCTCGACGAGGAGGCCAGCTCGCGCAACGTGCGCGTGGCCTTCGTGCTGACCAAGGACGTGCTCTTCTCGATCCACGACGAAGACCTGCCGGCGTTCCGGCTGGTGCGCATGCGGGCGCGGCTGCGGCCCGGCTCGGTGCGCAACGCCAAGGACGTGCTGATGGACCTGTACGCCACCGACGCGGAATACTCGGCCGACTCGATCGAAGAAGTCTACGAACGCCTGGAAGACGCCAGCAAACGTGTGCTGGCCGACGAAGTGACCGACCAGGCCGCCGCCGACGTGCTCGAGATCATCGCCCGCGTGGAAGATCTCAACGGCCGCATCCGCCGCAACGTGATGGACACGCGCCGCGCGGTGTCCTTCCTGCTGCGCAGCCAGATGCTGTCGCCCGACCAGCAAGAAGAGGCCCGCCAGGTACTGCGCGACATCGACTCCATCGAGAACCACACCGCCTTCCTGTCCGACAAGGTCAACTTCCTGATGGACGCCACGGTCGGCTTCATCAACATCAACCAGAACAAGATCATCAAGCTGTTCTCGGTGGTCTCGGTGGCGCTGATGCCGCCGACCCTGATCGCCTCGATCTACGGCATGAACTTCAAGGTGATGCCGGAGCTGGACTGGGCGGAGGGCTACCCCTATGCGATCGTGCTGATGATCGTGTCGGCGGCGATCCCGCTGGTGTATTTCCGGCGCAAGGGCTGGCTGAAATAG
- the mtgA gene encoding monofunctional biosynthetic peptidoglycan transglycosylase, whose product MMRWLGYVIGCFAAGVVALNLYFFVAIASWQVFNPASSAFMRAERMRLCGANVVTCGIDHRWVPYEQISRNLKRAVIASEDADFVSHSGWEVDAMLDAWEKNKRRGHVVAGGSTITQQLAKNLFLSGERHYLRKGEELVITWMLEFWLDKERILEIYLNSVEWGEGVFGAEAAAQHYFKRPASQLTVGQAARLAAALPAPKCFDKKRYCANVHISFTRKATVIANRMGSATLPD is encoded by the coding sequence ATGATGCGCTGGCTCGGCTACGTGATCGGCTGCTTTGCGGCGGGCGTGGTCGCGCTCAACCTGTATTTCTTCGTCGCCATCGCCAGTTGGCAGGTCTTCAATCCCGCCTCGTCGGCGTTCATGCGGGCCGAGCGGATGCGGCTGTGCGGCGCCAACGTCGTCACCTGCGGGATCGACCATCGCTGGGTGCCGTACGAGCAGATCTCGCGCAACCTCAAGCGCGCTGTCATCGCCAGCGAGGATGCCGATTTCGTCTCGCATTCCGGCTGGGAAGTCGACGCCATGCTCGACGCCTGGGAAAAGAACAAGCGGCGCGGCCACGTGGTGGCGGGCGGCTCGACCATCACGCAGCAGCTGGCCAAGAACCTGTTCCTCTCCGGCGAGCGCCACTACCTGCGCAAGGGCGAGGAGCTCGTCATCACGTGGATGCTGGAGTTCTGGCTCGACAAGGAGCGCATCCTGGAGATCTACCTGAATTCGGTGGAGTGGGGCGAGGGCGTCTTCGGCGCCGAGGCGGCGGCGCAGCATTACTTCAAGCGGCCGGCATCGCAATTGACGGTGGGCCAGGCCGCGCGACTGGCCGCGGCGCTGCCGGCGCCCAAGTGCTTCGACAAGAAGCGCTACTGCGCCAATGTCCACATCAGTTTCACGCGCAAGGCGACGGTCATCGCCAACCGGATGGGCTCGGCAACCCTGCCGGACTGA
- the mpl gene encoding UDP-N-acetylmuramate:L-alanyl-gamma-D-glutamyl-meso-diaminopimelate ligase, with product MHIHILGICGTFMGGIALIARQAGHRVTGCDANVYPPMSTQLEAQGIELTEGFDPAQLSVGADLYVIGNVISRGNPLMEAILDRNLPYVSGPQWLGDNVLRQKWVLAVAGTHGKTTTTSMLAWILQDAGYDPGFLVGGVPRNFGLSARLTASDFFVIEADEYDTAFFDKRSKFVHYRPRTAILNNLEFDHADIFPDLAAIETQFHHLVRTVPGQGRLLVNGREDSLKRVLARGCWSEAEFFGAEDGTGWAIANLGDDDSFDVMLDGQIQGRVRWPLQGDHNRMNALAAIAAARHVGVPPTQAIESLARFENVKRRMEVRGTVDGITVYDDFAHHPTAIRTTIDGLRRRVGTARILAVLEPRSNTMKLGVMKQQLPVSLEGADQVFAYGAAGGRDAIGWDLAGALAPLGERAQAFSDLAALVEAVTAAARPGDHVLVMSNGGFGGVHQKLLDALGERVGAAN from the coding sequence ATGCATATCCACATCCTTGGAATCTGCGGCACCTTCATGGGCGGGATCGCCCTGATCGCCCGCCAGGCCGGGCACCGCGTCACCGGCTGCGACGCCAACGTCTACCCGCCGATGAGCACCCAGCTCGAAGCCCAGGGGATCGAGCTGACCGAGGGCTTCGATCCGGCGCAGCTGTCGGTCGGTGCCGATCTGTATGTGATCGGCAATGTGATTTCGCGGGGCAACCCGCTGATGGAAGCCATCCTCGACCGCAACCTGCCCTATGTCTCGGGGCCGCAGTGGCTGGGCGACAATGTGCTGCGGCAGAAGTGGGTGCTCGCTGTGGCGGGCACGCACGGCAAGACGACCACCACGTCGATGCTCGCCTGGATCCTGCAGGACGCCGGCTATGACCCGGGCTTCCTGGTGGGCGGCGTGCCGCGCAACTTCGGGTTGTCGGCGCGGCTGACGGCATCCGATTTCTTCGTCATCGAGGCCGACGAATACGACACGGCCTTCTTCGACAAGCGCAGCAAGTTCGTCCATTACCGTCCCCGTACGGCCATTCTGAACAATCTCGAGTTCGATCACGCAGATATCTTTCCTGATCTTGCCGCCATCGAGACGCAATTCCACCATCTCGTGCGCACTGTTCCCGGTCAGGGTCGCCTGCTGGTTAACGGTCGGGAAGACAGCCTGAAGCGCGTACTTGCGCGCGGATGCTGGTCGGAAGCCGAGTTTTTTGGTGCAGAAGACGGCACCGGTTGGGCCATTGCCAATCTTGGCGATGACGACAGCTTCGACGTCATGCTCGACGGGCAGATTCAAGGCCGGGTGCGCTGGCCGCTGCAGGGCGACCACAACCGCATGAATGCGCTGGCCGCCATCGCCGCGGCGCGCCATGTCGGCGTGCCGCCCACCCAGGCCATTGAAAGCCTGGCCCGTTTCGAGAATGTGAAACGGCGCATGGAGGTACGCGGCACCGTGGACGGCATCACCGTTTATGACGATTTCGCCCACCACCCGACCGCCATCCGCACCACCATCGACGGCCTGCGCCGCCGGGTGGGCACCGCGCGCATCCTGGCCGTGCTGGAGCCGCGTTCCAATACCATGAAGCTGGGCGTGATGAAGCAGCAGCTTCCCGTCAGCCTGGAGGGCGCTGACCAGGTGTTTGCCTACGGCGCCGCCGGCGGCCGCGACGCGATCGGGTGGGATCTTGCCGGCGCCCTAGCGCCGCTGGGCGAGCGGGCCCAGGCGTTCTCCGACCTCGCTGCGCTGGTCGAGGCCGTGACGGCCGCCGCCCGGCCCGGCGATCACGTCCTGGTGATGAGCAACGGCGGTTTCGGCGGCGTCCACCAGAAATTGCTGGATGCCCTGGGCGAGCGAGTCGGCGCGGCAAACTGA
- a CDS encoding UDP-N-acetylmuramate--alanine ligase has product MSKRSPLDPARVREEIAIAAARMIAEDGADYATAKRKAARQVLGTDSRAAGEWLPDNEQIEAEVREYQALFQADSQPRVLALLRRIAVVLMEGLGPYNPYLVGAVFNGTASEHSDIHLQVFCDSPKDVAIFLLNAGVDFDTTESAHFAGRDEVETLSFLWRGQWPAGQEARALASALRAETGTPVGVHIALYDLNDVRGARRPDASGKSLRGDIAAVRALLPEG; this is encoded by the coding sequence ATGTCCAAGCGTTCCCCCCTCGATCCCGCCCGCGTGCGGGAAGAAATCGCCATCGCCGCCGCCCGCATGATCGCGGAAGATGGTGCCGACTACGCCACCGCCAAGCGCAAGGCTGCCCGCCAGGTGCTCGGCACCGACTCGCGCGCCGCGGGCGAATGGCTACCCGACAACGAGCAGATCGAAGCGGAAGTCCGCGAATACCAGGCGCTGTTCCAGGCCGACTCCCAGCCCCGCGTGCTCGCGCTGCTGCGCCGCATCGCCGTCGTGCTGATGGAGGGTCTTGGGCCGTACAACCCGTATCTGGTGGGCGCGGTCTTCAACGGCACCGCGAGCGAGCACTCCGACATCCACCTGCAGGTGTTCTGCGACAGCCCGAAGGATGTGGCGATCTTTCTGCTCAACGCCGGCGTGGATTTCGACACGACAGAAAGCGCTCACTTCGCCGGCCGCGACGAAGTGGAGACCCTCAGCTTCCTGTGGCGTGGCCAATGGCCCGCCGGGCAGGAAGCGCGTGCGCTGGCGAGCGCGCTGCGTGCCGAGACCGGCACGCCGGTCGGTGTCCACATCGCCCTCTATGACCTGAACGATGTGCGCGGCGCCCGGCGTCCCGACGCCAGCGGCAAGTCCCTGCGCGGCGATATCGCAGCCGTGCGCGCGCTGCTCCCGGAAGGGTGA
- the aroE gene encoding shikimate dehydrogenase yields MTSFEQAAILAAASAPPVDRYGVIGNPISHSKSPAIHAAFAQQTGQLMRYERIYAELIAFDETVFSFIREGGRGLNVTLPFKLDAYALATSLSLRAESAGAVNTLKFDGDAIFGDNTDGVGLMRDITHNIGNSLAGERVLLLGAGGAARGILLPLLEHKPSRVFIANRTADRAIALVQRFEAAAKLHEVELVGGGFDDLAVSDVFDVVINATAGSLQAQVPPIEPTVFGPNALAYDMMYGSQPTVFMQFAKRHGARAWDGLGMLVEQAAESFLVWRGMRPDTAPVLQAMREGLQGEAAVAARAHER; encoded by the coding sequence ATGACATCGTTTGAACAGGCGGCCATTCTCGCGGCCGCGAGCGCCCCGCCGGTCGATCGCTACGGTGTGATCGGCAATCCGATCTCGCACAGCAAGTCGCCGGCCATCCATGCCGCCTTTGCGCAGCAGACCGGCCAGCTGATGCGCTATGAGCGCATCTATGCCGAGCTGATTGCCTTTGACGAGACCGTGTTCTCGTTCATCCGCGAGGGCGGGCGCGGGCTCAATGTGACGTTGCCGTTCAAGCTCGATGCGTACGCACTGGCGACCTCGCTGTCACTGCGCGCGGAGTCGGCCGGCGCCGTCAACACCCTCAAGTTCGACGGCGATGCGATTTTCGGTGACAACACCGATGGCGTCGGCCTGATGCGCGACATCACGCACAACATCGGCAATTCGCTGGCGGGCGAGCGTGTGCTGCTGCTCGGCGCGGGGGGGGCTGCGCGCGGCATCCTGCTGCCGCTGCTGGAGCACAAGCCGTCGCGCGTGTTCATCGCCAATCGCACGGCCGATCGCGCCATCGCGCTGGTGCAGCGTTTCGAGGCGGCGGCCAAGCTGCACGAGGTCGAGCTGGTGGGCGGCGGCTTCGACGACCTGGCCGTCAGCGACGTCTTCGATGTCGTCATCAACGCGACCGCGGGCAGCCTGCAGGCCCAGGTGCCGCCCATCGAGCCGACCGTGTTCGGCCCCAACGCGCTGGCCTACGACATGATGTACGGCTCGCAGCCGACGGTGTTCATGCAGTTCGCCAAGCGGCACGGCGCCCGCGCGTGGGACGGCCTGGGCATGCTGGTGGAGCAGGCGGCGGAATCGTTCCTGGTCTGGCGCGGCATGCGTCCCGACACCGCCCCCGTGCTGCAAGCCATGCGCGAGGGGCTGCAGGGCGAGGCGGCCGTGGCCGCGCGCGCCCATGAGCGCTGA
- a CDS encoding chorismate--pyruvate lyase family protein has protein sequence MSGAAMSYPRSPWRGALPPMAVYGRHWARWAVGVNSLTARLRAASVSFRVELLGQGRAMPLRDEWRCLGLPCAAETLAREVLLICDDAPVVYAHTIVHPRSVAADWPFLRALGTQPLGHALFADPRVARGAFEFALLDGRHPLVRRAQAALGGTPPDAMARLPARRSVFRRGVSAMLVTEVFLPALAAFDPPPMM, from the coding sequence GTGAGCGGGGCCGCCATGTCGTATCCGCGCAGTCCGTGGCGCGGGGCCTTGCCGCCCATGGCCGTGTATGGCCGGCATTGGGCGCGCTGGGCGGTCGGCGTGAATTCACTGACGGCGCGGCTGCGTGCGGCATCCGTTTCGTTTCGTGTCGAATTGCTCGGCCAGGGGCGGGCCATGCCGCTGCGCGACGAGTGGCGGTGCCTGGGCTTGCCCTGCGCCGCCGAGACGCTGGCGCGCGAGGTGCTGCTGATCTGCGACGATGCGCCGGTGGTCTACGCACACACGATCGTGCATCCGCGCAGCGTGGCGGCGGACTGGCCGTTCCTGAGGGCGCTCGGCACCCAGCCGCTCGGGCACGCGCTGTTCGCCGACCCGCGCGTTGCCCGGGGGGCCTTCGAGTTCGCCCTGCTGGATGGCCGGCACCCGCTGGTCAGGCGGGCCCAGGCGGCGCTGGGCGGCACGCCGCCGGACGCCATGGCTCGGCTGCCGGCGCGCCGCTCGGTGTTCCGTCGCGGCGTTAGCGCGATGTTGGTGACGGAAGTGTTCTTGCCGGCACTGGCGGCGTTCGACCCGCCGCCCATGATGTGA